A genomic region of Papaver somniferum cultivar HN1 chromosome 7, ASM357369v1, whole genome shotgun sequence contains the following coding sequences:
- the LOC113294297 gene encoding putative glycine-rich cell wall structural protein 1 — protein MVVMFMLLLECNGDDGVFLEFNGGDSGGGGGAVGGGGAVGRYGVGSVGSCGCDVGFVGGGGSEKEKKGGGSVSGSEIGKGGGGWRWGLQFSVDCGADVAGGGGREKGWSSCLQK, from the exons ATGGTGGTGATGTTTATGCTTTTGCTGGAATGtaatggtgatgatggtgttttTCTGGAATTTAATGGCGGAGATTCTGGTGGAGGTGGAGGCGCTGTTGGTGGTGGAGGAGCTGTCGGTAGATATGGTGTCGGATCTGTGGGTAGTTGTGGATGTGATGTTGGTTTTGTCGGAGGTGGTGGAT cggagaaggagaagaagggtGGTGGATCTGTCAGTGGAAGTGAAATTGGAAAAGGTGGAGGAGGGTGGCGGTGGGGACTTCAATTTTCTGTCGATTGTGGTGCTGATGTTGCTGGTGGAGGAGGAAGAGAAAAAGGGTGGTCGAGTTGTTTGCAGAAGTGA